Below is a genomic region from Elephas maximus indicus isolate mEleMax1 chromosome 22, mEleMax1 primary haplotype, whole genome shotgun sequence.
GGTATTTATACTGTTCTGGCTTCACCACGTTTGTCAAGGGCTAGGGCactctcctagacccagggagaGGTTTTGTTGACAGCCCATGGTGACTGAACTTGGGCTAGCAGCCTTTCAGCCACTAGGGCGCGCTGCTGAACCAGTGTTATTTCAGGGCCATGAAATACAGTaatgagactttattttttaaaaaatcgtaCATAGATGGCCACATTCCATAGCATTCTTCTTTCGACAAGAGTCATCTTGAACCTTCTGGGAATGCTTTCGTAATTATTTTAAGAATTTGTTTatagtaaccttttttttttttagatcattaTCTTTTGAAaattgactttatttggaaataatagaAATGCTGTGTGAGCCCAAGTCTCGTGACTTGGTTTGTGACTAAAAACCTCCTGGGACTAAGACATAATTTAGCTGATTTTTCTCCAGGATCTCAAACAGTGTCTGAAGGTAGTTGGAGAGGAGATACAAAAAGGTTTTGGATAACAAATGGTTCTCACTGACACGAATGTAGGCCTTTCTCCCCAGGTGACTCTTGGTGTTTGCTGATTGCCTGCCAGCTTCCGGTTGCAGGCCCTATGCCAGGCTCAGAGAACATGGGCTGGTAAGATTCGGTCACTGACTTGGAGGAGCTGACAGTCAAGTTGAGGGGACCGGTACCAAAAAGAGAGTGGTCTTGATTTCTCTTACCCTTCTCATTTCAGGTTGTTGATCATTATGAAAATCCTAGAAATGTGGGGTCCCTCGACAAGACGTCTAAAAATGTCGGAACTGGACTGGTAGGGGCTCCAGCTTGTGGTGATGTAATGAAATTACAGGTAGGACGGGTTTTCTTCGTCTCTCACGGTGGTAGCAGTAACCCCTTTGAAGatagcaccaaaccaaacccagtgccgtccagtcgattccgactcatggcgaccctacaggacagagtagaaccgccccatagagtttccgaggagcgcctggtggattcaaactgccgaccctttggttagcagccatagcacttaaccactacgcccccagggtttctgaaggtagcacaggaccgggcaatacttcattctcttatacataaggtggccatgagtttGACCCCACTgcacagcaactgacaacaacagcaactttgCTTATATGGTGCTGCGGAGTTTACAAAGCATTTGCACGTACAGCGTTTTGTGTGGTCGCCATCTTTATTCCTATGAGGCGGGATGAGTCCATGTTAAAtaattagtagaaaaaaaaatttttttttctactaattattaaaaaaaaaaaattattagcagGGACTAAATCCTAGTTCTCCTGCTGTTACACTCTGCCCAGCCTTTCTGAAATAGTGATCTCACAGCTCTGCTCCCTGTATCAGCTCGAATTTCATCTTCTGCTAAGTAAAAAGTGTTGTAAATTTTACTGATCGAAGGAAAACCACAACTGTTTAGCTAGCAAACTTCAGTAAGACAAGAAACACAATAAATCAAATCTCTCCCCAAACTGGAGGCAAAATGAAGGTAGTGGCTGGCGCACTGGGTAAACTATAGCCTTATCCACAATGTTCTTCATCATGGGGTGTGGGCAGCCTCCCAGAGGTTTCCATGCTTATCTTGGGAAACAGAAACAAGGCAGGAAGGACCCACTAAATGCAGTTTGTGCCAAAGGAAAAAGCATTAACCAGAGAGCTCTATTGCATGCCCTCCTGCGTTTAAGGAGGCAGATTGGCCCTGACGCCATAAACAGACTTCCTCAAATAGAACTGCATAGCCAAAAAGCAGACTACCTGTACCATACCATAGCATACCCAttggcgtcaagtcaattccaactcatagccaccctataggacagagtagaactgccccgtagagtttctaaggagcagctggtggatttgaactgctgtgaccttttggttagcagccgagctcttaagcagtgtgccaccagagcttttaaaaaaaagaaaaaaagcagcctaggattgggggaaaaaaaaagggcgGGAGGCATGTATTTTTCAGCAGATCTTTACCAGCTAGACCTGTAGAGCTGTGGTATAATTTTCTACATTTAACTTCTCATCACTGAGCTCTTTGAAATAAAGCAAGCTCAGCAATTAAATGCCAAAAATTAAAGTGTAGAAAGCAAGACCAAAGCTCTTGCGGAGAGCCCCGGTAAGCCCCATGTGAGTCCCAGCTTCGTAGGTTTGGAAGGACAGCACCGGGATTCGCTGCCTAGCTCTTGTCTCTCTTGTAGATCCAAGTGGATGAAAAGGGGAAGATTGTGGACGCCAGGTTTAAAACATTTGGCTGTGGTTCTGCGATCGCCTCCAGCTCATTAGCCACTGAGTGGGTGAAAGGGAAAACGGTAAGGTCGCTCGCAGGTTTCGCAGAATTAACTCACAGTCTCCAGACACTTGGCTGTCATCGAAGGGTCAAGTGAAacaaaaaattctaattttttttttttttcttagtttcttctACCCAGAATTTGGTTAAATTCACCACCGTATTGAGTTTATGGATCGTTttgttaagtgttttttttttattttcggtTCTTGATCGTTGTCTTctttatctagtgctactataacagaaacaccacaagtgggttgctttaacaaacagaagtttattttctcgtggtttaggaggctagaagtctgaagtcggagtgccagctctaggggcagactttctgtctctgttggctctgggggaggtccttgtctcttctgaggtcTTGCTCCTGGGTGAGGCTTGGCatgtctcttcccccatctctgcttcttttactttgtttaatcttttgtatctcaagataGATTGACTAGAGACACACCCTACGCTCATcatccctcattaacataccaaagACAGCccgtcccaaatgggattataaccacaggcacagaggttaggatttacaacacgtattgcAGGGATGGGGGATTCAGTCCATCGcaatcatttttgtttgtttgggtttgttttgttttacttaaatagaaaaaaaggtcTTTACTACTTCATTTGAACTGAAAAGAAATCTTTGGCCTTCTCTCAGGTTGCTTACGTTCTGACAATTTCTTACAAGGAGGTATTGGATCCGACATCAGGGAGCAGtctgtttccttgtttgttttgtccttccATGTTTCAGGAAGGATTCCAGGGGTCTTGGAAGCATTCATGAAATAAAAAGCCTGTGTTAAAAGGGCATTAAAGAATTAGAAGTACAGCAACGGTGAGGGCACGGTGAACAAACAAATGAGAACCATGCTCCAGGTGGCTGGTTAGCAGTTACTCTCATGGTGGAGAGGGGAAGCCAGGACATCATTTCCATCCTCTTCTCTGCCAAAGCCTCTTTCCCACCAGCTGCAGAAgtagacctggtggcacagtggttaagagctcagctgctaaccaaaacatcagcgaTTCGAATCCagcagttactccttggaaaccctgtggagcagttctcctctgtcccatagggttgctatgagtcagagtctactggctggcaacaggtttgggttttttttggtttgcagaaATAAAGGACCCCAAGCCCAGTGTTGAATTGGACTTTCTAAAATTCctctcaggggcagttgtcaTTAAGACCACTCAGAAAAGCCAGCCCGCAGGGTATTTGTTTTGAGGCCCTGAGGGACCAGGTTCCAAGTAGCTGAGTCACAGAGGAGTGTGCCCCAAGAGGCTGGCCAGTGGCTTGCAAGGCCACGTGCCACCTGCTTCCTGTGGTTCAGGGCCCTGGCTGGCAAGCTCCTCTGGGCCAAGGAAGCACAGCCCTAACCTATTCCTGGCAGAAATGGCCCTGAAGTGATTTTCAAGAGCTGTCTTCAGGAAAGGCTGGCAAAGTGGAGACAGGGCACCTATGGGCCCAGGACCTGGCCCTAAGAGAACTGCGATTTTTGATCAGAATATTGGGGGGCAGGGCCTTTCTTTAACCTCTTGATCCTCCCACCTGACTTTCCAAGAAGAGAATGTGAGTCATACTTAAGTGGAGTTAACAAAGTTAGGAGACATAGCCTGGGGGTATGGCTTTTGGGAACATCGGGCCCTCCTAAGGGCAGTGGGGCTCTGTTCCTCGTGAACAAGGAACTGCCTGCCTCATGTCCCCCAGGCATCCTTTTTACTCTGCCTGTGAGTGGAAGGCAAGGATGATACCCAGTGGGGAAGGCCCAGGCCCTACGGCTGCCGCAGCAGCTGGCCTCAGAGCCACGTCCATACAGAGGGTTGGGTATCAACGTGGAGGAGCTTCTCCTTCACACAGGGTGGAACCCACGGTCTCTCAGCCCAAGTCCTGCCCTGACAGCGCCACAGTGCTGGACTGCCATTGGCTTATTTACACGTCCCCAACCTCTCCTGAGACCATTCAACACTGgtaattgtttgtttatttatttaggaatttattttttactttttatgtaaGGACATCAAAGAGGCTGAGATTCACAAAACTAACACAGGAAATCGCGGCCTTTTTAAAGAGCTCATGTTGCTGGCCTTGCGCAGCTTCATGGAACGTCTCACAGGTTCCACTTCTGGCTGTAGATGTGTCTTTGCTATCCCTGCTTACCCAGCCAAGCAGCGTAGATGTGTATGCTTCACACCGGAGAGTCCAGCTGCAGTTTTGATGCCCCCATGGGAGTCCTGAGAAGGTCCTTGGTTCTCTGAGTTAATAAGCAGAAGCACCCGCCATAGCCCGCCGGGCCGCAGGCTTTGGCCTTCCTTTGTTGTTGCCTGTCCCTCAGCAGTTAAAGCCCTGCTGGACCTGCTCATTCTTCCCCTCTGCCCCTTAGGTTGAAGAAGCCTTGACCATTAAAAACACAGACATCGCCAAGGAACTCTGCCTGCCTCCCGTGAAACTGCACTGCTCCAGTAAGTCTCTGCCCTGCGGACGCCGGGGAGCTGGGACCGCCAGTCAGGAGACACTGTAGTGGCATCATCTTGCATTTGTGGCAGGGTAATGAGGTCAAGGGAATCCGTGAGCCTTTTGGTCACGAGTTCCATCTTTGTAGCCGCACGAAAGCTGAGCTTATAGCTTTGTCTTTATGACCCTCAGAGGGTCGGCCCCCCATGATCTCACAGTGATCTCTAAGAGAGTCATACTGCGAGGTGACGTGCACCGGGCATCACACTGAGCCCTTGACATGCATCATCTCAACCTCAGAAACACCTTCCAGGTAGGTGTCATCACCcctcttacagatgaagaaattggggcTCAGGTTAAGTTGCCCGCATTACACAGAGATTGGATGAAAGCTCCAATCTTTGCTTCCAGAGTCTGTACGGCTCCCATCCCACTGCACTGAAGTTATGACCAGCAGAGGGGAAAATTCAGCCTTGGCCGTGATCCTGTTGGTTGTGCGTTTCCTCACTTCTGTCTCAGTGCTGTCAGTATCAGGGTTGTCCTTGTATATGGGTGACTAAGCCCACTTGCGCAGGATTCCCCTCTACTCCCGCCCCTAGGAGAAGGCCCAGAGGCCTTCAGTTTGGTCTCTGTATTAAATCTAATCCCTTTTCCGTCTTCTTTTAGACTTCTTAGGAAAAGGGAATGGGAAACATTACCCTTAACATGTTGATGGAGGTTTACTGACCAAAGTAGTTAAAAATCAACAGAGAGCCAGGCCTCTTGCCAGGCTAAGACTCACAGGAGAGCCGGGTGCTAGAGTTGGGACAAGTTACGTGCTCTTCAGGAAGCCTGCTAAGAACAAGTTCCTTCCACTCGAGCTGGACTTTGAAGTCCCCGTGAAGAAAGGCCGTAGCTTGtaaacattttctcatgtttcCGGAAAGCTTCAGCCTTTCCGGTTGGGCATTTTTAAGTACTGAAACCTTTAGCTAATGCCCCCTGCTGCTGGTCCGCTTTCTGCTATCATTCCATCTCTTTAAATGTTTACTTTCCTCTCatggcctcatttttttttttttttaattattttgttcttgttgagaatatgcacagcaaaacatacaccagttcaacagtttctgttATACCTttcagtgaccttgattacattttttgagtcatgcaaccattctcaccctccttttctgagttgttcctcccccattagcagaaactcactgccccctaagcttcctatctaatctttccagttgctgttgtcagcttgatagttcttaaaagagcctaATGCttgaggcagacattctttactagttaagctaaactattgtttggttttaagaagacttcagggagtatttttggtttaaggtttaaagattatctcagggccgtagtttcaggggttcagccagcctccacggctccaggaagtctggagtccattagaatttgaaattctgcattttcccccttttgatcaggatccttctatagaatctttggtcaaaatgtagTGGTAGACATGGCCTCACTTATATTATCAGCTCTTAAAGTCTTGAAACTTGTGTTCAGTGGAGGGTGATTTGATGGGCACCAGCCCATTAACCAATTGACCTGGCCTAATCCGTGCCAGCTAGTGCAGCCGACATGCGCTACATAGACTGGCACGTGAGCAAAAGCGAACTAGCACTTATTAGGTCCCTACTGTGGGTCAGACACTATGGAAGTCCACTCATTCAGTCCTCACACCCTAGCAAGAAAAGCAGGATTACCCcagttttacagaagagaaagtgGGTTCCCAGAGGCTGAGAAGCCAGCCCGGAGTCCCAGGTACTTAAACCGCAGTCTGTGGCTCCAGAGCCAGAACCTTCGGAAACAGAAATTCCCCCTTTTCTTGTTCGTGGGCACAGCACTTGACGGTTATTAGCTAACAACAGCTCACATTCATCGAGCACCTTCCAGGGCCCTGCTCTAAGCACTTGAAGTGAGCGAACTCAATCCCGCCAACCCCCACGGGAGTAGCCCCCGCTCAGGAAACAGCTGGCCGGCTTGCTCCTCATCCCCCAGCACCGTGGCTGGGTGAAAAGCCTTTCTCAGCACCTCTGTCCTCCAGTCCTTAAAGATTCTGTTCCTGAGACCCTGTCCACCAGGTCTAGAAACATGCTCTTTTTTCTTCCGTTACTTCCAGTGCTGGCTGAAGATGCCATCAAGGCCGCCTTGGCTGATTACAAACTGAAACAAGAGCCCAAGAAAGGAGAGGCAGAGAAGAAATGAGCCCTTAACGGGGCTGCCAGCAGATTCCATTGCTGCTCGCCGCCCACCGGCCGTCACCTTAGATGTTCAGAAGACCCTCACACTACAGCTCCCACACTACCTGCTGTTCGTCTGTGGCACTGATGCAAGTGAAATATACGATTTAATTTTTCTGAATCCCGTGGTTTCTTTCAGCCCATTCTTATCGCCTTAACCAAGTTCAATGTATATTTTGAATTGTGTGTGTAGCCTCAAGCTGAAATCAGTAACAATGTCACGGTAGCCCGTGGAGTGCGTAAGTAGCTACTTTTACCTGGATCTATTTTTGGAAGATTACCAGGAGAATGCCTTCAGTGTGATTATTTGATGGCACCAATTGTTGTACATAGGACAGACCTGCATATAGATATGTATAATATAATGTATAATAAAAGAGTGTAAGATGATGTTTTTCTCTAATAAGCCTTGTCTTTTTGGATTGCTCACCCCAAAGTGCTGCCCAAAACCCCTTAGGGTTCTCAAATACTGGACCTCAATGGCGTTTGCACCTTTCTGAGCAGATTGGGCGATAAGGACCACGTACAGAGATCTTTACAGCCAAATGCGTGAGGTGTTACATGGGCAAGGGTAGCAGGAAATGGTCCTTTTTTTGATCCTCTTTGTAAAAGAATAGGCTAGCAACTCAAAGTGAATTctgaaagttttttgtttttttgtaagttaCTGGTTTGTGAGATCCTGGAAAATCCGGGTCAAAATGATACCCTAAAGTTATGGCCCATATATGTAAAAATCATCTGGAAGTTTCCAGGCCCAGGATCCTGTCTTTGGTCATGCAGGTGACCTCGATGCCCCTCACTTTTGAGACCCTCCTGTCCTGGGTGGTTTGGCATGGTGGCAGGTGAGCCAAACCGCAGGGAAGAAACTTTTGTCGCGACTTGGACCTGCCCAAGGAGGATATTTGAGTGGTCCGTTCGGAGCTGTCTTTAGCTGTGCAGCACACCTAACCATGTTTCTAAATCTCCATCGCTGGCTCAGGGAGGAGGAACAGACCTTCCAGTCAGTCCCTGTCCATCCTACCCTTACCTGCCCCCAATGTTGAGGAGCAGGGGTACCATTCCAAGGGGGTGCAGTCATGCTCCAGCTCAGATCCCAAGAAAGGAAGCCCAGTTCTTGAGTGAAAACGTGGGAGACTGAAATTATCAACAAATAAGTCTCAAATCTTCAACTTTACGAGAGTAAGGTTGTTTTTTTCTGATGGTGGTTTTCTGGTCCAGGCATGAGCTGGCTGCCCCTGAAATATAACCcctttgtaaaacaaaaaaaagcaaacaaaaaaaggtaCCCTGGGCTCTGGTGAAGGACACAGAACTTCAAAGGCCATTCCCTCCGCAGCCTGTGGAGAAGGCCACAAAGCAGGGCCTTTATAAGACTCAAAATTAGAGCTGCCGGGTGGAGCCCTGTACAAGTGTCCTGGGCGGGAGTGTTCTGCTCTTTAATTCAAGGTCCCTCTAAGCCGAGTTTCTCTTGCCTTTCTTTGTTACAAGTGCCAACGCTGCAGCTCCTCACCACTTTTCTTTGCAGTTCTTAAAACAAGAAGTTTTGGTCCCTGTAACATCCTCTGAGAGCCGAAATGGAATTCTGCACATCAGAAGCTGCTCTTAACCCAAACctgttaaacctgttgccgttgagtcgattccgactcatagcgaccccataggacagaatagaactgccccatagagtttccaaggagcacctggtggattggaactgcagaccttttggttagcagccgtagcacttaaccactacaccaccaaggtttccctgcTCTTAACAATCAGAGCAATATGTCCAGCATAGCCTGAACCTCAAAACATGGttgtgtagtaaaaaaaaaaattagaaaggaatGAATACTTGTTTCTTAAAAGTTTTGCATCGAAGGCACCACTATTCCCAGACAAATATAGTTTCAGCCACACGAGGGCGCCAGGTAGCCTTTGGGGAGCTCCagtcttgggatttttttttgcaGTCCCCAGATGagtcttaaaccaaaaccaaaccccgttgctccagagtggattccaactcgtagtgaccctataggacagagtagtctgccccatagggtttcctaggctgtaatctttacacaggcagactgccgcatctttctcctgcagagcagctggtggttttgaaccgacgaccttttggttagcagccaagtgctttagctactgtgccaccagggctccttggtgggCCTTAACATATCTCTAAATCAGCTCTCCCTTCAGAAGTCTCAGCATATACATTAAAACGGCCTATTGAGCACTTATGTGCCAGGCCCTTTACGTTAATAATCCcattaattctcataacaacccttCCAGGTAGACATCATTTTGAACAAGGAAACTGATTCAAGAGGCCACCTGACTTTCTCAAGCCTTCCTGGCTGGTCTGGGTGACCTCAGACCCCTTGTTTTTTTCCTGCCTCGATTTCTTCTAGCAAAAGCAAAGCGTTCCCACCCCATATCAGCAGCTCACCTATACCTGAAGCATTCACCTGAAGAAGGTGAACCAACACCAACCAAAAAccaccatacccattgccgtcaaggcaatccccatgtgttacagagtacaaccgctccataggatattcttggctgtaatcttcaggaagcagattgccaggcttcttTCCGCAGTGCTGCAGGGTGGGTTCAGAGCACCAACCTTTAGTAGTtgtgcacaaaccatttgtgccaccagggatcttgaACCAACATGGGCCGAGTCAAACTCATTCATTGGCCAACTCACTGTCCTGCACCGTGGTTCTCACCGTGGGTATGTCAGAGTCACTGGGAGCCGAATTAAGTCCTGATGCCAATGAAATCGATTGGGAGTAGGGCCAGGGCACTGCTATTTATTTAAAGTTCCCCAGGAGTTT
It encodes:
- the ISCU gene encoding iron-sulfur cluster assembly enzyme ISCU, whose product is MAAAGAGRLRRAASALLLRSPRLPPRELSAPARLYHKKVVDHYENPRNVGSLDKTSKNVGTGLVGAPACGDVMKLQIQVDEKGKIVDARFKTFGCGSAIASSSLATEWVKGKTVEEALTIKNTDIAKELCLPPVKLHCSMLAEDAIKAALADYKLKQEPKKGEAEKK